The Xanthomonas sontii genome contains a region encoding:
- a CDS encoding discoidin domain-containing protein, which translates to MTAPVQAQDGRLPPRAQWQASSSSKQVKAQAIGYLIDGDASTRTAGAFSPGHWFQIDLGRAAQVGGVRLQWDTSNPEGFLLQTSRDGQRWDTVYTMADSLGGTETVFFAPHLARYLRLAAPARSADWGVSIYEMEPLGAGAAQLRGVSAADAAALWQGGAAVAMPGTGVQARQLDIAFPRAFDSAGLIVEFAGAHGAAQLQAQDAAGRWRTLADDPQAGDSESAYLAGTAPLPVRALRLRVDAAPGGVAPTLARLRLLGPKAVMTPMKRYQVAAQRGATRALFPASLHMQQTYWTAVGIHAGRQKSIFDEYGNLEAWKGAPLVQPLWRDASGTAAGADGHALTHALRDGWKPMPSVRWSPQPGLELRSETFAIERDGQPVTLLRHRLRNTGTTPVSGTLSLLVRPMQMNPPWQNGGLSPIHDVAVDGNVVQVNGRALLTSLSAPSGGGAEAFGANGATEITRHVAAGTLPAQRQARDADGLAAAMLNYTVRLAPGEQQDVVLAFPLGTASADAQGRLPPAPPLDRDALLAAGRGDAGRSFDALAEQVSADWQQRLGNVGLRLPDASLVDMLRAQAAYMLINQTGPAMQPGPRNYNRSFIRDGMATSAILLRMGQAQVARDYLQWYSDHAVHPNGLVSPILNDDGSVNDGFGSYLEYDSQGEYITLVADVARLDGGPESVRAYLPKVKQAMQFLQELRERTLVPGYMAEQPAPERFRGILAPSISHEGYSSPTHSYWDDYWALKGWHDGAWLADSLGDAATAAWAREQYAALRSSLAASIRATMAWKGADYIPAAADLGDGDPTSVSIALDPTGQQDLLPEAALRTTFARYLEDVRQRKQPNALWAYTPYEMRNVLTYVHLDQPQVADELLQDLLRDRRPFEWQVLAEVVQSRLRFPRYLGDMPHTWIGAEYARALFGMLMHEGDDALVLLPGVPPAWLADDGLAVQRLPTAYGTLGLRARQRDGRLRVELDSGLRAGTAVRVVWPTRTRPTQVRVDGRRIDHYDAGGVTLSKPFRTLEARW; encoded by the coding sequence CCTGCTGCAGACCTCGCGCGATGGCCAGCGCTGGGACACGGTGTACACGATGGCCGACTCGCTGGGCGGCACCGAGACCGTGTTCTTCGCGCCGCATCTGGCCCGCTACCTGCGCCTGGCTGCGCCCGCGCGCAGCGCCGACTGGGGCGTGTCGATCTACGAAATGGAGCCGCTGGGTGCCGGCGCCGCGCAATTGCGTGGCGTGTCCGCGGCCGACGCCGCGGCGCTGTGGCAGGGCGGTGCCGCGGTGGCGATGCCAGGCACCGGCGTGCAGGCGCGGCAACTGGATATCGCCTTCCCGCGCGCGTTCGACAGCGCCGGCCTGATCGTCGAGTTCGCCGGTGCGCATGGCGCGGCGCAGCTGCAGGCGCAGGACGCCGCGGGCCGCTGGCGCACGCTGGCCGACGATCCGCAGGCCGGCGACAGCGAGAGCGCCTACCTGGCCGGCACCGCGCCGCTGCCGGTGCGCGCGCTGCGCCTGCGCGTCGACGCCGCGCCCGGGGGCGTCGCGCCGACCCTGGCGCGCCTGCGCCTGCTGGGGCCGAAGGCGGTGATGACGCCGATGAAGCGCTACCAGGTCGCCGCGCAGCGCGGCGCCACCCGCGCGTTGTTCCCGGCCTCGCTGCACATGCAGCAGACCTACTGGACCGCGGTCGGCATCCACGCCGGCCGGCAGAAATCGATCTTCGACGAGTACGGCAACCTGGAGGCATGGAAGGGTGCGCCGCTGGTGCAGCCGCTGTGGCGCGACGCCTCCGGTACCGCCGCCGGCGCCGACGGCCATGCGCTGACCCACGCCTTGCGCGACGGTTGGAAGCCGATGCCGTCGGTGCGCTGGTCGCCGCAGCCGGGGCTGGAACTGCGCAGCGAGACCTTCGCGATCGAACGCGACGGCCAGCCGGTGACGCTGCTGCGCCATCGCCTGCGCAACACCGGCACCACCCCGGTCAGCGGCACCCTGTCGCTGCTGGTGCGGCCGATGCAGATGAATCCGCCGTGGCAGAACGGCGGCCTGTCGCCGATCCACGACGTCGCCGTCGACGGCAACGTCGTGCAGGTCAACGGCCGCGCGCTGCTGACCTCGCTGAGCGCGCCCAGCGGTGGCGGCGCCGAGGCGTTCGGCGCGAACGGCGCCACCGAGATCACCCGCCACGTCGCCGCCGGCACGCTGCCGGCGCAGCGCCAGGCCCGCGACGCCGACGGCCTGGCCGCGGCGATGCTGAACTACACGGTGCGCCTGGCGCCGGGTGAGCAACAGGACGTGGTGCTGGCGTTTCCGCTGGGCACCGCCAGCGCCGACGCCCAGGGTCGCCTGCCGCCGGCGCCGCCGCTGGACCGCGACGCGCTGCTCGCCGCCGGCCGCGGCGACGCGGGCCGCAGCTTCGACGCGCTGGCCGAGCAGGTCTCCGCGGACTGGCAGCAGCGCCTGGGCAACGTCGGCCTGCGCCTGCCCGACGCCAGCCTGGTGGACATGCTGCGCGCGCAGGCCGCGTACATGCTGATCAACCAGACCGGCCCGGCGATGCAGCCGGGGCCGCGCAACTACAACCGCTCCTTCATCCGCGACGGCATGGCCACCTCGGCGATCCTGCTGCGCATGGGCCAGGCGCAGGTCGCGCGCGACTACCTGCAGTGGTACAGCGACCACGCGGTGCACCCGAACGGGCTGGTCTCGCCGATCCTCAACGACGACGGCAGCGTCAACGATGGCTTCGGCTCGTACCTGGAGTACGACAGCCAGGGCGAGTACATCACCCTGGTCGCCGACGTCGCGCGGCTGGACGGCGGCCCGGAAAGCGTGCGCGCCTACCTGCCGAAGGTGAAGCAGGCGATGCAGTTCCTGCAGGAACTGCGCGAGCGCACCCTGGTGCCCGGCTACATGGCCGAGCAGCCGGCGCCGGAACGCTTCCGCGGCATCCTCGCCCCGTCGATCAGCCACGAAGGCTATTCCAGCCCCACCCACAGCTACTGGGACGACTACTGGGCGCTGAAGGGCTGGCACGACGGCGCCTGGCTGGCCGACTCGCTGGGCGATGCCGCCACCGCCGCCTGGGCGCGCGAACAGTACGCGGCGCTGCGCAGCTCGCTGGCCGCTTCCATCCGCGCCACCATGGCGTGGAAGGGCGCGGACTACATTCCCGCTGCGGCCGACCTCGGCGACGGCGATCCGACCAGCGTCTCGATCGCGCTGGATCCCACCGGCCAGCAGGACCTGCTGCCGGAGGCGGCGCTGCGCACCACCTTCGCGCGCTATCTGGAAGACGTGCGCCAGCGCAAGCAACCCAATGCGCTGTGGGCCTACACCCCGTACGAGATGCGCAACGTGCTGACCTACGTGCATCTAGACCAGCCGCAGGTGGCCGACGAACTGCTGCAGGACCTGCTGCGCGACCGCCGCCCGTTCGAATGGCAGGTGCTGGCCGAGGTGGTGCAGTCGCGGCTGCGCTTCCCGCGCTACCTGGGCGACATGCCGCATACCTGGATCGGCGCCGAGTACGCGCGCGCCCTGTTCGGCATGCTCATGCACGAGGGCGACGATGCGCTGGTGCTGCTGCCCGGCGTGCCGCCAGCCTGGCTCGCCGACGATGGCCTGGCCGTGCAGCGCCTGCCCACCGCCTACGGCACGCTCGGCCTGCGTGCGCGCCAGCGCGACGGGCGGCTGCGCGTCGAACTCGACAGCGGCCTGCGCGCCGGCACCGCCGTGCGCGTGGTCTGGCCGACGCGCACGCGGCCGACCCAGGTGCGCGTGGACGGCCGCCGGATCGACCACTACGACGCCGGCGGCGTGACCCTGTCCAAGCCGTTCCGGACCCTGGAGGCACGCTGGTGA